The genomic window CGTACAGGAATGGGACAACCTGATGAACGTGAATGTCAGGGGGGTATTCCTGTGTACCAAATATGCCATTCCCCATATGCAAAAAAACAAGGGGGGCAGTATTATCAATCTTTCTTCTATATATGGTATTGTCGGTGCACCGGATCTGCCGGCCTATCATGCATCAAAAGGTGCTGTCCGGTTGATGAGCAAGACAGATGCCTTAATTTATGCAAAACAGGGTATTCGTGTGAATTCCCTTCATCCGGGTTATATCTGGACCCCCCTTGTTGAAGAACTGGGGAAAGCCTCGGAAGAAGGGGTGGATGCCTTTCGAAAAAATCTGGACAGCAAGCATCCCGTCGGCCATGTGGGAAAGCCTGAGGATATTGCATATGGCGCCCTGTACCTTGCTTCGGATGAATCCGCATTTGTCACCGGCAGCGAGCTGGTCATTGACGGGGGCTACACCGCCCAGTAAAAGAAATAGCTGACTTTTTGACATCAACCGCTTTTTTGGGCGGTCTGCCTTGCCAGCAGTTCATGCTCACCTGTCAGAATGGTTTCAATGATGCTGTCCAGGGGCTGATCGGTCCGGACCGGCATGTGCACATCCGCTGACAAATGGTCAAAAGGGTCCATGCTCTTTCTTATGGCTGCAAAATGTTCCAGCCGTGCGTCAGATACCGTGGATTGATGTTCCCGATTTTTGAGCCGGGTTTTTATTTCCCGGTCCGGGCACCGGCATTCAACAAAAATGATGTTGGCAGATGTGTCCCGGGCCAGCTGCAATATATCCTGCCGTTCTTTCTGCTTGCGGCAGGCGGCATCCAGGATCACAGAGCTGCCTTTTTCCAGCGCTGCCTGGGCCGTGATCAGCATTTTGCCATACACAAGTGAGGTGGCCTCCGGGGTATACATGCCCTTTTCAAACCCTGTTTTGCCGGATTTGTCAGGCAAC from Desulfotignum phosphitoxidans DSM 13687 includes these protein-coding regions:
- a CDS encoding SDR family NAD(P)-dependent oxidoreductase, giving the protein MDRLNAKTALITGGARGIGREICKLFAREGAYVIVTDIIDDEGEQLVEEIRQNQGRAEYQHLDTSDEKNVADVISPADSLTILVNNAGIAGPNKPTHEIDVQEWDNLMNVNVRGVFLCTKYAIPHMQKNKGGSIINLSSIYGIVGAPDLPAYHASKGAVRLMSKTDALIYAKQGIRVNSLHPGYIWTPLVEELGKASEEGVDAFRKNLDSKHPVGHVGKPEDIAYGALYLASDESAFVTGSELVIDGGYTAQ